One Oryza glaberrima chromosome 11, OglaRS2, whole genome shotgun sequence genomic region harbors:
- the LOC127753772 gene encoding cation/calcium exchanger 5 isoform X1: protein MAPAAAAACAASVRADPPGILDYGAIHACLLGGDRRASLPALALLLLLHFRVLAAAAGTHFSPAVSRLAARLRLSPSMAAVTLLALGNGAPDAFASAAALGGAGGMRRAGLAAILSAGAFVSAFVVGAVALIAAPFAVPPASFARDVFFYLLAASGLFYIYLSAEIYLWQAIGLVLFYVFFVGLVVYMDLDAEGKAVSTTELEVVNGIGRVVMDLPVTMEDRKQQHPTLCTMFSKVTKVWEWPVAFLLKLTIPSTLPTEWNKFYVCANICLCPLLLLYSFSSFIPFDSRIVFLLPQSRFPLWSVVLFVSISLALSHFIFEKEAPITENIASTTISFVMSVFWISTMAGELLNCLAAIGVIMDFPPAILGMTVLAWGNSVGDLVADVALAKSGQPTIAIAGCFAGPMFNMLVGLGTALVIQTARVYPKAYVLEFHVGIVVAFVFLLLSLMGTLLMVTWTRFRVPRFWGYCLMGLYILFTVVSIAIASSSG, encoded by the exons atggcgcccgccgccgccgccgcgtgcgccgcctccgtccGCGCCGACCCGCCGGGCATCCTCGACTACGGCGCCATCCACGCCTGCCTCCTGGGCGGGgaccgccgcgcctccctcccggcgctcgcgctcctcctcctcctccacttccgcgtcctcgccgccgccgcggggaccCACTTCTCCCCCGCGGTCTCCCGCCTCGcggcccgcctccgcctctccccgTCCATGGCCGCCGTCACGCTCCTCGCGCTCGGCAACGGCGCCCCCGATGcgttcgcctccgccgccgcgctcggcggGGCCGGCGGGATGCGGCGTGCGGGGCTCGCCGCGATCCTCTCCGCCGGAGCCTTCGTCTCCGCGTTCGTCGTCGGGGCCGTCGCGCTCATCGCCGCGCCGTTCGCTGTCCCGCCCGCGTCGTTCGCCCGCGACgtcttcttctacctcctcgccgcctccggcctctTCTACATCTACCTTAGCGCCGAGATATACCTCTGGCAGGCCATCGGGCTCGTGCTCTTCTACGTCTTCTTCGTGGGCTTAGTGGTATACATGGATTTGGATGCTGAGGGGAAGGCGGTGAGCACCACCGAGCTGGAGGTGGTGAATGGCATTGGTCGCGTGGTGATGGACTTGCCGGTAACAATGGAGGATCGCAAGCAACAACACCCTACTTTGTGCACGATGTTCAGTAAG GTGACAAAAGTTTGGGAGTGGCCTGTAGCATTTCTTCTTAAGCTCACAATACCATCAACGCTTCCTACTGAATGGAACAAATTTTATGTTTGTGCAAACATCTGTCTATGTCCTCTCCTACTCCTGTATTCTTTCAGTTCATTCATTCCATTTGATAGCCGAATAGTATTTCTTCTCCCTCAAAGTCGTTTCCCCCTCTGGTCCGTGGTGCTTTTCGTGAGCATTTCTTTAGCCCTGTCCCACTTCATTTTTGAGAAAGAAGCCCCAATAACTGAAAACATTGCAAGCACCACAATTTCCTTTGTAATGAGTGTCTTCTGGATCTCAACCATGGCTGGAGAGCTCCTGAACTGCCTTGCAGCAATCGGAGTCATTATGGATTTCCCTCCAGCTATACTTGGCATGACGGTCTTGGCTTGGGGGAATTCGGTGGGTGACCTCGTTGCTGATGTAGCTTTGGCAAAGTCTGGCCAGCCGACAATAGCCATTGCTGGCTGCTTTGCTGGTCCAATGTTCAATATGCTGGTTGGACTGGGAACTGCACTTGTAATACAAACAGCCAGGGTGTACCCCAAAGCTTATGTACTCGAATTCCATGTTGGAATTGTTGTTGCATTTGTATTTCTTCTTTTGAGCCTGATGGGCACCCTGTTGATGGTCACCTGGACTAGGTTTCGGGTTCCCAGGTTTTGGGGTTACTGCCTTATGGGGCTTTACATCTTGTTTACAGTAGTGAGTATAGCTATAGCGAGCTCTTCTGGATGA
- the LOC127754542 gene encoding stem-specific protein TSJT1-like: MLAVFSGAVVEVPAELVAAGSRTPSPKTRASELVGRFLTAAEPAVSLQLGDLGHLAYSHANQSLLRPRSFASKDDIFCLFEGVLDNLGRLSQQYGLSKGANEVLLVIEAYKTLRDRAPYPASFMLSQLTGSYAFVLFDKSTSSLLVASDPEGKVPLFWGITADGSVAFSNDIDLLKGSCGKSLAPFPQGCFYSNALGGLKCYENPKNKVTAVPANEEEICGATFKVESATAILTALH, encoded by the exons ATGTTGGCTGTGTTcagcggcgcggtggtggaggtgcCGGCGGAGCTGGTGGCCGCCGGCAGCCGGACGCCGTCGCCGAAGACGCGGGCGTCGGAGCTGGTCGGCCGcttcctcaccgccgccgagccggcCGTGTCCCTGCAGCTCGGCGACCTTGGCCACCTCGCCTACTCCCACGCCAACCAATCCCTCCTCCGCCCAAG ATCCTTTGCATCAAAAGATGACATTTTCTGCCTGTTTGAGGGAGTCCTGGACAATCTGGGCAGGCTGAGCCAGCAGTATGGCCTGTCCAAGGGCGCCAATGAGGTGCTCCTGGTTATCGAGGCGTACAAGACGCTGAGAGACAGAGCACCTTACCCTGCTAGCTTCATGCTCTCGCAGCTCACCGGCAGCTACGCCTTTGTGCTCTTCGACAAGTCCACCTCTTCTCTCCTTGTGGCTTCT GATCCAGAGGGCAAGGTGCCTCTCTTCTGGGGGATAACTGCTGATGGATCTGTTGCCTTCTCTAACGACATTGACCTGCTTAAAGGATCATGTGGCAAGTCACTTGCACCTTTCCCACAAG GTTGCTTCTATTCCAATGCTCTTGGAGGCTTGAAGTGCTATGAGAACCCAAAGAACAAGGTGACTGCTGTTCCTGCAAATGAAGAAGAGATCTGTGGTGCAACCTTCAAG GTTGAGAGCGCCACTGCAATCCTCACAGCTCTGCACTAG
- the LOC127753772 gene encoding cation/calcium exchanger 5 isoform X2 — translation MAPAAAAACAASVRADPPGILDYGAIHACLLGGDRRASLPALALLLLLHFRVLAAAAGTHFSPAVSRLAARLRLSPSMAAVTLLALGNGAPDAFASAAALGGAGGMRRAGLAAILSAGAFVSAFVVGAVALIAAPFAVPPASFARDVFFYLLAASGLFYIYLSAEIYLWQAIGLVLFYVFFVGLVVYMDLDAEGKAVSTTELEVVNGIGRVVMDLPVTMEDRKQQHPTLCTMFSKLLQSNGSFRWGWFTRCKMPPGCNTTSYLGS, via the exons atggcgcccgccgccgccgccgcgtgcgccgcctccgtccGCGCCGACCCGCCGGGCATCCTCGACTACGGCGCCATCCACGCCTGCCTCCTGGGCGGGgaccgccgcgcctccctcccggcgctcgcgctcctcctcctcctccacttccgcgtcctcgccgccgccgcggggaccCACTTCTCCCCCGCGGTCTCCCGCCTCGcggcccgcctccgcctctccccgTCCATGGCCGCCGTCACGCTCCTCGCGCTCGGCAACGGCGCCCCCGATGcgttcgcctccgccgccgcgctcggcggGGCCGGCGGGATGCGGCGTGCGGGGCTCGCCGCGATCCTCTCCGCCGGAGCCTTCGTCTCCGCGTTCGTCGTCGGGGCCGTCGCGCTCATCGCCGCGCCGTTCGCTGTCCCGCCCGCGTCGTTCGCCCGCGACgtcttcttctacctcctcgccgcctccggcctctTCTACATCTACCTTAGCGCCGAGATATACCTCTGGCAGGCCATCGGGCTCGTGCTCTTCTACGTCTTCTTCGTGGGCTTAGTGGTATACATGGATTTGGATGCTGAGGGGAAGGCGGTGAGCACCACCGAGCTGGAGGTGGTGAATGGCATTGGTCGCGTGGTGATGGACTTGCCGGTAACAATGGAGGATCGCAAGCAACAACACCCTACTTTGTGCACGATGTTCAGTAAG TTGCTGCAGAGCAATGGTTCATTTCGATGGGGATGGTTCACGAGGTGCAAGATGCCTCCAGGCTGCAATACAACTTCTTATCTTGGCAGCTGA